Proteins found in one Candidatus Poribacteria bacterium genomic segment:
- a CDS encoding mandelate racemase/muconate lactonizing enzyme family protein, with the protein MKITHVEAFALRYQTEESSEEQVDSYYLPPEGWRCIYSRHHETMVVRITTSDGIVGYGEGQSPVSPRTSKTIVEDLCRPILMDQDPFDVEYLWQRMFTAMRERGHYTGFFIDALAGCDIALWDVIGKATGKPVHKVLGGRYRDRIPLYAGVGGSTPEGAVIQAAKHVSQGYGGLKIHSTHSRAEILDIVAAVREEVGPKIKLMVDLHTQYSVPEATLLGRGLEELDVMWLESPTAPEDIPGQAALAQALDMSVAIGEWTRTRFELREVFERRACDITMPDIARTGLTEGKRIASLADTYNIPVTPHIGGGGILSIAATVQFSATIPNFLIMEHSPEAYESKGQITTRKPMIEDGAFVLDDMPGLGIVIDTEALEAFAIDS; encoded by the coding sequence CAAACAGAAGAATCGTCAGAAGAACAGGTAGACAGCTACTACTTACCACCTGAAGGATGGCGTTGCATCTACTCGCGCCACCATGAAACGATGGTTGTGCGGATTACGACATCAGATGGCATCGTCGGGTATGGTGAAGGACAAAGTCCCGTTTCTCCGCGCACATCGAAGACAATCGTTGAGGATCTCTGTCGTCCGATACTGATGGACCAAGACCCGTTTGACGTGGAATACCTTTGGCAACGGATGTTCACGGCGATGCGGGAGCGTGGACACTATACCGGCTTTTTCATCGATGCACTCGCGGGGTGTGACATTGCGCTCTGGGACGTTATTGGGAAAGCGACAGGGAAACCCGTTCACAAAGTACTGGGTGGACGCTACCGCGATCGGATCCCTTTATACGCCGGTGTGGGCGGTAGCACCCCGGAAGGGGCGGTGATACAAGCGGCGAAGCATGTCTCACAGGGATATGGCGGGTTGAAGATTCACTCGACACACAGTCGTGCCGAGATTTTGGATATCGTCGCCGCTGTGCGCGAAGAGGTCGGTCCAAAGATTAAGTTAATGGTGGACCTCCATACCCAATACAGTGTCCCAGAGGCGACGCTGCTCGGACGCGGGCTTGAGGAATTAGACGTGATGTGGTTGGAGTCGCCGACGGCACCGGAGGACATCCCCGGACAAGCGGCATTGGCACAGGCACTGGATATGTCAGTCGCGATTGGGGAATGGACACGCACACGCTTTGAGTTACGGGAGGTATTTGAACGTCGCGCCTGCGACATTACCATGCCCGATATTGCCCGCACAGGGCTCACAGAGGGGAAACGCATCGCAAGCCTCGCCGATACCTATAACATTCCAGTGACACCGCACATCGGAGGCGGTGGCATCCTCTCGATCGCCGCAACGGTGCAATTTTCAGCGACGATCCCTAACTTCCTCATTATGGAGCATTCCCCAGAAGCGTATGAATCGAAAGGGCAGATCACCACACGAAAACCGATGATTGAAGACGGTGCCTTCGTCCTTGATGATATGCCCGGACTCGGTATTGTTATTGATACAGAAGCGTTAGAAGCCTTCGCTATTGACAGTTAA